In the Gossypium raimondii isolate GPD5lz chromosome 9, ASM2569854v1, whole genome shotgun sequence genome, one interval contains:
- the LOC105797479 gene encoding uncharacterized protein LOC105797479 encodes MDWTATGHQILLELNELEELKAQAYENTRIYKEKTKRWHDNRIMPRQFEYGQKVLLFNSRLKLFLGKLKSRWPGPFEVIKTYPHRAVNIHDNKTGSTFKINDQHLNHYWGAQVNQNKQAIDLRDV; translated from the coding sequence ATGGATTGGACAGCTACTGGACATCAAATATTGTTAGAATTGAATGAATTGGAGGAATTAAAAGCTCAAGCTTATGAGAATACCAGGATCTATAAGGAGAAAACCAAGAGATGGCACGACAATAGGATTATGCCTAGACAATTTGAATATGGGCAAAAGGTGTTGTTGTTTAACTCACGACTGAAGTTGTTTCTTGGCAAACTGAAGTCAAGATGGCCAGGTCCTTTTGAGGTGATCAAGACTTATCCTCATAGAGCGGTTAACATCCATGACAACAAAACTGGATCAACTTTTAAGATTAATGACCAACATTTAAATCACTATTGGGGTGCTCAAGTGAACCAAAACAAGCAAGCCATTGATCTTAGAGATGTCTAA